A single region of the Mycobacterium lentiflavum genome encodes:
- a CDS encoding NIPSNAP family protein produces the protein MKKYHGHTLLYLHETISLGSGLSDRFTEVFTDNYQPMMDALGARLFAMWETTPYNGHWPQATVIWEIDGFSDYAKIGAAQARGGSHEAAAGKWSAFLSEIGASGEGRIMYPGPSNKTLAQLREAKFSAPLVIQEIMQTKPGRQDDYIRELERLYVPWSERTGKRWLGSFTTTFRFNEVIHYWALDGGWECFANHYPSWKDSPPAEIVTWMSVAPALRDGWEDSILQALPPSPLQ, from the coding sequence ATGAAGAAGTATCACGGCCACACCCTGCTATACCTGCACGAGACGATTTCGCTGGGATCAGGGTTAAGCGACCGCTTCACCGAGGTTTTCACCGATAACTACCAGCCGATGATGGACGCGCTGGGCGCCCGGCTGTTCGCGATGTGGGAAACGACGCCGTACAACGGTCACTGGCCGCAGGCCACCGTCATCTGGGAGATCGACGGGTTCTCCGATTACGCGAAGATCGGAGCCGCCCAGGCCCGCGGCGGCAGCCACGAGGCCGCGGCCGGCAAGTGGTCGGCGTTCCTGTCCGAGATCGGCGCCTCGGGCGAGGGGCGGATCATGTACCCCGGGCCGAGCAATAAAACTCTGGCCCAGCTGCGCGAGGCCAAATTCAGTGCGCCGCTGGTGATTCAGGAGATCATGCAAACCAAGCCGGGGCGCCAAGACGACTACATTCGCGAGTTGGAACGGCTTTACGTCCCGTGGTCGGAGCGCACCGGCAAGCGTTGGCTGGGATCGTTCACCACCACGTTCCGGTTCAACGAGGTCATCCACTATTGGGCGCTGGATGGCGGCTGGGAATGCTTCGCCAATCACTACCCCTCGTGGAAGGACAGCCCGCCCGCCGAGATCGTCACCTGGATGAGCGTGGCACCGGCACTGCGCGACGGTTGGGAAGACTCGATTCTGCAGGCCCTACCGCCCTCCCCGCTGCAGTGA